A single window of Candidatus Methylomirabilis sp. DNA harbors:
- a CDS encoding ABC transporter ATP-binding protein → MSELVRARDLQKHFHRGGETLHILKGVSLTVSAGEFVAVIGPSGAGKSTLLHLLGALDRPTGGELYYGDRALWTLSDGELAAFRNRTVGFVFQFHHLLPEFTALENAMMPALIAGRPRAEAVEAARGLLGQVGLGERLEHRPGELSGGEQQRVAVARALVTSPRIVLADEPTGNLDRKTGEEVFALLRLFNREQGIALVLVTHNEALSRQADRVLRLEDGRLVAPGAGVEMG, encoded by the coding sequence ATGAGTGAGCTTGTCCGTGCCCGCGACCTCCAGAAGCACTTCCACCGGGGCGGGGAGACCCTGCACATCCTGAAGGGGGTCTCCCTGACCGTCTCGGCCGGTGAGTTCGTGGCCGTGATTGGACCGTCCGGGGCCGGCAAGAGCACCCTGCTGCACCTTCTCGGGGCGCTCGACCGGCCGACGGGGGGGGAGCTCTACTACGGCGACCGGGCCCTCTGGACCTTGTCGGACGGGGAGTTGGCGGCCTTCCGGAACCGGACGGTCGGGTTCGTGTTCCAGTTTCACCACCTCCTGCCGGAGTTCACGGCTCTGGAGAACGCCATGATGCCGGCCCTGATTGCCGGCAGGCCTCGAGCGGAAGCGGTGGAAGCGGCACGGGGCTTGCTAGGTCAGGTAGGGCTGGGGGAGCGCCTCGAGCACCGGCCCGGTGAGCTGTCGGGGGGTGAGCAACAGCGGGTGGCGGTCGCCCGGGCCCTGGTGACCTCCCCTCGGATCGTGCTGGCGGACGAGCCGACGGGGAACCTCGATCGGAAGACGGGGGAGGAGGTGTTCGCCCTCCTCCGGCTGTTCAACCGGGAGCAGGGCATCGCCTTGGTCCTGGTCACCCACAACGAGGCGTTGTCCCGCCAGGCCGATCGGGTGCTCCGACTGGAGGACGGCCGTCTGGTGGCTCCCGGGGCGGGCGTAGAAATGGGCTAG
- a CDS encoding ATP-dependent Clp protease ATP-binding subunit: MFERFTERARKVIILAREEAIRLGHNFVGTEHLLLGLIREGDGLAVAILKKLNVNLSAVKSDVEKIVSVGSEVAPAGEIPFTPQAKKVLEYAISEARSLGHNYIGTEHLLLGLIREGEGTASLVLRDFGVTVTSAKAQAQELLGEQATKATASARTPALDEFGLDLTALARQGKLDPVIGRESEIERVIQILSRRTKNNPVLIGEAGVGKTAIVEGLAQRIVASNVPETLLRKRVIMLDLPGMVAGTKYRGQFEERLKAVIKEIQQAQNVSLFIDELHTLVGAGAAEGAIDASNMLKPALARGEIQCIGATTMDEYRKYIEKDRALERRFQTILVGPPSVDETIRILREIKDRYEAHHSAIITDEAVRAAARLSQRYIADRFLPDKAIDVIDEAGSRARLKSLMLPPELREMENEVERLRVQKEDAIRTQAFEVAARLRDAERKMRAELEDRKAKWKEQKAKEKIVVNDEDIAYIVSKWTGIPLYQIEEEESSKLLRMEAELQKRVVGQLEAIRAVTRAIRRSRSGLKNPNRPVGSFIFLGPTGVGKTELAKALAEFLFGTEEAIVRVDMSEYMERFSVSRLIGAPPGYIGYDDSGQLTEKVRRRPFSVVLLDEIEKAHPEVFNLLLQILEDGHLTDSYGRKVDFKNSILIMTSNIGARQIGHQAPLGFTKGGEEQTYERMKETVLSELKKAFNPELLNRIDEVIVFHPLSKDHLKQIVDLMLNRLQSQLEDKKLTLTVADNAKEFLIEKGFDPTYGARPLRRAIQRHVEDLLAEEMLKGNFAEGSTVRVRAGEEGLIVEEVNLQEQQAT; encoded by the coding sequence ATGTTCGAACGGTTCACGGAGCGGGCCCGTAAGGTCATCATCCTGGCGCGCGAGGAGGCCATTCGGCTCGGCCACAACTTCGTGGGCACCGAGCACCTGCTGCTCGGGTTGATCCGCGAGGGGGATGGTCTGGCAGTCGCCATCCTGAAGAAGCTGAACGTGAACCTTTCGGCCGTGAAGTCCGATGTCGAGAAGATCGTCTCAGTCGGCTCCGAGGTCGCCCCGGCCGGAGAGATCCCCTTCACCCCGCAGGCGAAGAAGGTTCTGGAGTACGCCATCTCCGAGGCTCGCTCCCTCGGGCACAACTACATCGGGACCGAGCACCTCCTCCTGGGGCTCATCCGGGAGGGAGAAGGGACCGCCTCGCTCGTCCTGCGGGATTTCGGGGTGACCGTCACCTCCGCCAAGGCCCAGGCCCAGGAGCTCCTGGGGGAGCAGGCGACGAAGGCGACCGCCTCCGCCCGCACCCCGGCCCTGGACGAGTTCGGCCTGGACCTGACCGCTCTGGCCCGCCAGGGGAAGCTCGACCCGGTCATCGGCCGGGAGTCGGAGATCGAGCGGGTCATTCAGATCCTCAGTCGCCGGACCAAGAACAACCCGGTCCTCATCGGGGAGGCGGGGGTGGGGAAGACCGCCATCGTGGAGGGCCTGGCGCAGCGGATCGTGGCCAGCAACGTCCCCGAGACCCTCCTCCGCAAGCGCGTGATCATGCTCGATCTGCCGGGGATGGTGGCCGGGACGAAGTACCGCGGCCAGTTCGAGGAGCGGCTGAAGGCGGTGATCAAGGAGATCCAGCAGGCCCAGAACGTCTCCCTCTTCATCGACGAGCTGCACACCCTGGTGGGGGCGGGAGCGGCCGAGGGGGCCATCGACGCCAGCAACATGCTGAAGCCGGCCCTGGCCCGGGGCGAGATCCAGTGCATCGGTGCCACCACGATGGACGAGTACCGGAAATACATCGAGAAGGACCGGGCGCTGGAGCGCCGCTTCCAGACCATCCTGGTGGGGCCGCCCAGCGTGGACGAGACCATCCGCATCCTCCGGGAGATCAAGGACCGGTACGAGGCCCACCACTCCGCCATCATCACCGACGAGGCGGTCCGGGCCGCCGCCCGCCTCTCGCAGCGGTACATCGCGGACCGGTTCCTGCCCGACAAGGCCATTGATGTCATCGACGAGGCGGGCTCCCGGGCCCGCCTGAAGAGCCTGATGCTTCCCCCGGAGCTGCGGGAGATGGAGAACGAGGTGGAGCGCCTCCGGGTCCAGAAGGAAGACGCCATCCGGACCCAGGCCTTCGAGGTGGCGGCCCGGCTCCGGGACGCGGAGCGGAAGATGCGGGCCGAGCTGGAGGACCGGAAGGCCAAGTGGAAGGAGCAGAAGGCGAAGGAGAAGATCGTCGTCAATGACGAGGATATCGCCTACATCGTCTCCAAGTGGACCGGGATCCCCCTGTACCAGATCGAGGAGGAGGAGTCCTCCAAGCTCCTCCGGATGGAGGCGGAGCTCCAGAAGCGGGTGGTGGGCCAGCTGGAGGCCATCCGGGCCGTGACCCGGGCGATCCGCCGCTCCCGGTCGGGGCTGAAGAACCCCAATCGGCCCGTCGGCTCTTTCATCTTCCTCGGCCCGACCGGGGTGGGGAAGACCGAGCTGGCGAAGGCGCTGGCCGAGTTTCTCTTCGGCACCGAGGAGGCCATCGTCCGGGTGGACATGTCGGAGTACATGGAGCGCTTCTCCGTCTCCCGGCTCATCGGGGCCCCCCCCGGCTACATCGGGTACGACGACAGCGGCCAGTTGACGGAGAAGGTGCGGCGGCGGCCGTTCTCGGTGGTGTTGCTGGATGAGATCGAGAAGGCCCACCCCGAGGTCTTCAACCTCCTGCTCCAGATTCTGGAGGACGGCCACCTGACCGATTCCTACGGCCGGAAGGTGGATTTCAAAAACTCCATCCTGATCATGACCTCGAACATCGGCGCCCGGCAGATCGGTCACCAGGCCCCCTTGGGATTCACCAAGGGCGGCGAAGAGCAGACCTACGAGCGGATGAAGGAGACGGTGCTGAGCGAGCTGAAGAAGGCCTTCAACCCCGAGCTGTTGAACCGGATCGATGAGGTCATCGTCTTCCACCCCCTCAGCAAGGACCACCTGAAGCAGATCGTGGATCTGATGCTCAACCGCCTCCAGAGCCAGCTGGAGGACAAGAAGCTCACCCTGACCGTGGCCGACAACGCCAAGGAGTTCCTCATCGAGAAGGGCTTCGACCCCACGTACGGTGCGCGGCCGCTCCGTCGGGCCATCCAGCGCCACGTGGAGGACCTTCTGGCGGAGGAGATGCTGAAGGGGAACTTCGCGGAGGGGAGCACCGTCCGGGTGCGGGCCGGCGAGGAGGGCCTCATCGTGGAGGAGGTGAACCTGCAGGAGCAGCAAGCCACATAA
- the bamA gene encoding outer membrane protein assembly factor BamA: MGLVPRPAAHLTLVLACLLPASLLAQEAPRITQIDVTGHRLVEESAIRLRLKTRVGDPFSVDRVREDVEALFKMGFFDNVEVDATPFEGGLRLTYRVIEKPTVRQVRIEGNAEIKEDVIRDKLDLAPGTVFNPQAVARNVDKVRAFYEEEGYYQAEVTGSHQVISDREVDVVFRIREGEVYRIREVRIEGNQGLSDRQVRKVMATQARFLWWFPPGILKKTDLAQDVERIKALYLDHGYLQIRLEEPQVLRDDVSHRLEVLIRLQEGPQYQVGNVGVTGATVFPPEEILKGLRIAQAKVFSRDLLRQDIARLTERYGEKGYVFVDIAPLTKTDEERKTIDLTLEVSEGRQAVLERIEIRGNTKTHDKVIRRQLELAEGDIFNGRELQRGRQRLLALNYFEEVRVNTETGSAPEKLVLNLDVKEKPTGRVGFGAGFSTGSGVAGLLFLNEDNLFGLGRRLGINLSVGTRTERYELFYEDPALFDTNYSLGLSVFKAERDFTDFDEERTGGSITVGRRFLRFNRASLTYRLQEVTISNVEPAASTFIQQQVGTSTTSSLTLGLSRDTRDSPLDPTRGYRVLATAEGAGGPLNFDNDLYKLELDGSIYQLLVEDWKLVGMLRGAIGYVETFGDTATVPIQERYFLGGPFSLRGFDFRDVSPKDPVTGDRIGGNKFLLGTAEIQFPILQEAISLKGAIFFDIGNVYAEGEPYELSFRTDAGVGIRMITPLGPLRLDWGYNLQPRDGEGRSQIQFTVGRIF, encoded by the coding sequence GTGGGCCTGGTCCCGCGACCGGCTGCGCACCTCACCCTGGTCCTCGCCTGCCTCCTCCCCGCCTCTCTCCTCGCCCAGGAGGCCCCTCGCATCACCCAGATTGACGTCACCGGCCATCGCCTGGTGGAGGAGAGCGCCATTCGCCTCCGGCTGAAGACCCGGGTCGGCGATCCCTTCAGCGTGGACCGGGTCCGGGAGGACGTGGAAGCCCTCTTTAAAATGGGGTTCTTCGACAACGTGGAGGTGGACGCCACCCCCTTCGAGGGGGGGCTCCGCCTGACGTACCGGGTCATCGAGAAGCCCACGGTCCGCCAGGTCCGGATCGAGGGGAACGCGGAGATCAAGGAGGACGTGATCCGAGACAAGCTGGATTTGGCCCCCGGGACGGTGTTCAACCCGCAGGCGGTGGCCCGGAACGTCGACAAGGTACGGGCCTTCTACGAGGAGGAGGGGTACTACCAGGCGGAGGTGACGGGGAGCCATCAGGTGATCTCGGACCGGGAGGTGGACGTGGTCTTCCGGATCCGGGAGGGGGAGGTCTACCGCATCCGGGAGGTCCGGATCGAGGGAAACCAGGGGCTCAGCGACCGCCAGGTGAGGAAGGTGATGGCGACCCAGGCGCGGTTCCTCTGGTGGTTCCCGCCCGGCATCCTGAAGAAGACGGACCTGGCCCAGGACGTGGAGCGGATCAAGGCGCTCTACCTGGATCACGGCTATCTCCAGATCCGGCTGGAGGAGCCCCAGGTCCTGCGCGACGACGTGAGCCACCGCCTGGAAGTCCTCATCCGCCTGCAGGAGGGACCCCAGTACCAGGTGGGGAACGTAGGGGTGACGGGGGCCACCGTCTTTCCCCCGGAGGAGATCCTGAAGGGCCTCAGGATCGCCCAGGCAAAGGTCTTCAGCCGGGACCTCCTCCGGCAGGACATCGCCCGGCTGACCGAGCGCTACGGGGAGAAGGGCTACGTCTTCGTGGACATCGCCCCGCTGACGAAGACCGACGAGGAGCGAAAGACCATCGACCTGACGCTGGAGGTGAGCGAGGGCCGGCAGGCGGTCCTGGAGCGGATCGAGATCCGGGGGAACACCAAGACGCACGACAAGGTGATCCGCCGACAGCTGGAACTGGCGGAGGGGGACATCTTCAACGGCCGGGAGCTGCAGCGGGGGCGGCAGCGGTTGTTGGCCCTCAACTACTTCGAGGAGGTGCGGGTCAACACGGAGACGGGCAGCGCTCCCGAGAAGCTGGTCCTGAACCTGGATGTGAAGGAGAAGCCGACAGGCCGCGTCGGGTTCGGGGCGGGCTTCAGCACCGGTTCCGGGGTGGCCGGGCTCCTCTTCCTGAACGAGGACAACCTGTTCGGGCTCGGGCGGCGCCTCGGCATTAACCTCAGTGTGGGGACGCGCACCGAGCGCTACGAGCTCTTCTACGAGGACCCGGCCCTCTTCGACACGAACTACTCCCTGGGACTGAGTGTGTTCAAGGCCGAGCGGGACTTCACCGACTTCGACGAGGAGCGGACGGGGGGAAGCATCACGGTGGGCCGCCGCTTCCTCCGGTTCAACCGGGCCAGCCTCACCTACCGTCTGCAGGAGGTGACCATCAGCAACGTGGAACCGGCGGCCTCCACCTTCATCCAGCAGCAGGTGGGGACGAGCACCACCAGCAGCCTGACGCTCGGCCTGAGCCGGGACACCCGGGACAGCCCCCTGGATCCCACCCGGGGCTACCGGGTCCTGGCCACGGCGGAGGGGGCGGGCGGCCCCCTGAACTTCGATAACGACCTCTACAAGCTGGAGTTGGACGGGAGCATCTATCAGCTGCTGGTGGAGGACTGGAAGCTTGTGGGCATGCTCCGGGGGGCGATCGGCTACGTGGAGACCTTCGGGGACACCGCGACCGTCCCCATTCAGGAGCGTTACTTCCTGGGGGGCCCCTTCAGCTTGCGGGGGTTCGACTTTCGGGACGTGAGCCCGAAGGATCCGGTCACGGGGGACCGGATCGGCGGGAACAAGTTCCTGCTCGGAACCGCCGAGATCCAGTTCCCGATCCTGCAGGAAGCCATCAGCCTGAAGGGAGCGATCTTCTTCGACATCGGCAACGTGTACGCGGAGGGGGAACCCTACGAGCTCAGTTTCCGGACCGACGCCGGGGTGGGGATCCGGATGATCACCCCCCTCGGCCCCCTCCGGCTGGACTGGGGCTATAACCTGCAGCCCCGCGATGGGGAGGGGCGGAGTCAGATCCAGTTTACCGTGGGGAGAATTTTCTGA
- a CDS encoding OmpH family outer membrane protein — MAAGLVALAALGAPGSGAAQENTLKIGFVDVQKVLNESARGKEAKGRLEKERDAKQQEIRGKEEEIKKLEADLQKQGAVLSEAARKERQEAINRRVRDLRRLFEDFNRDLQKRENELLSEILRDIRKLIVAHGKEQHYTLILEAQSGIIYASQGADLTDEVLAAYNQQK; from the coding sequence ATGGCGGCGGGTCTCGTGGCGCTGGCGGCCCTGGGGGCCCCCGGGTCCGGGGCGGCGCAGGAGAACACTCTCAAGATCGGTTTCGTGGACGTCCAGAAGGTCCTGAACGAGTCCGCCAGGGGGAAGGAGGCCAAAGGGAGGCTGGAGAAGGAGCGGGACGCCAAGCAGCAGGAGATCCGGGGGAAGGAGGAGGAGATCAAGAAGCTGGAGGCGGACCTGCAGAAGCAAGGAGCGGTGTTGAGCGAGGCGGCCCGGAAGGAGCGGCAGGAGGCCATTAACCGGAGGGTCCGCGACCTGCGCCGCCTGTTCGAGGATTTTAATCGGGACCTGCAGAAGCGGGAGAACGAGCTCCTGAGCGAGATCCTCCGAGATATCCGGAAGTTGATCGTGGCCCACGGGAAGGAGCAGCACTACACGCTCATCCTGGAAGCGCAATCGGGCATCATCTATGCCAGCCAGGGGGCGGACCTGACCGACGAGGTCCTGGCGGCCTATAACCAGCAGAAGTGA
- the lpxD gene encoding UDP-3-O-(3-hydroxymyristoyl)glucosamine N-acyltransferase: MRLDALARALGCTLEGDASAEVSGVAPIEAAGPRDLTFLHHPRYLKHLATTRAAAVIVPPGTGRAPCALLRHENPYLAFAAALRLFFPETPRWAGVHPQAAVAPTARLAPDVAVGAFAVIEDEAEVGGATQIGPQVYVGRGSRIGRSCLLYPQVVIREGVTVGDRVIIHSGTVVGSDGFGYARDAQGRSHKVPQVGRVIIEDDVELGANVTVDRATLGATRIGRGTKVDNLVQIAHNVVIGEHSVIVAQVAIAGSTEVGRHVTIAGQAGIVGHVKIGDRSVIGSQAGVGEDLPAGALVLGSPAVPHMTAKRIWAAWAKLPELLRRVRDLERRLEGDPDRMGQEEPRR; this comes from the coding sequence ATGCGGCTGGACGCCCTCGCCCGGGCCCTGGGGTGCACGCTGGAAGGGGACGCGAGTGCCGAGGTGAGCGGGGTGGCCCCCATCGAGGCCGCCGGCCCCCGGGACCTCACCTTCCTGCATCATCCGCGGTACCTGAAGCATCTCGCCACGACCCGGGCCGCCGCCGTGATCGTCCCCCCCGGGACCGGCCGGGCCCCGTGTGCCCTCCTCCGCCACGAGAACCCGTACCTCGCCTTCGCGGCCGCGTTGCGCCTCTTCTTCCCGGAGACACCCCGATGGGCCGGAGTCCACCCGCAGGCCGCCGTGGCGCCCACCGCCCGGCTCGCTCCGGACGTGGCCGTCGGGGCTTTCGCCGTCATCGAGGATGAGGCCGAGGTGGGGGGGGCGACTCAGATCGGTCCTCAGGTATACGTCGGCCGGGGCAGTCGCATCGGCCGGTCGTGTCTCCTGTACCCACAGGTGGTCATCCGGGAAGGGGTCACGGTGGGCGACCGGGTGATCATCCACAGCGGGACGGTCGTGGGGAGCGACGGCTTCGGCTACGCCCGGGATGCGCAGGGAAGGTCCCACAAGGTTCCGCAGGTCGGGCGGGTGATCATCGAAGATGACGTGGAGCTGGGGGCCAATGTCACGGTGGACCGGGCGACGCTGGGCGCCACGCGAATCGGACGGGGGACGAAGGTCGACAACCTGGTCCAGATCGCCCACAATGTGGTCATCGGAGAGCACTCGGTGATTGTGGCCCAGGTCGCGATCGCCGGGAGCACGGAGGTGGGGCGGCACGTCACCATTGCCGGCCAGGCGGGAATCGTCGGGCACGTGAAGATCGGGGACCGGAGCGTGATCGGCTCCCAGGCCGGGGTTGGGGAGGACCTGCCCGCGGGGGCCCTGGTCCTGGGGAGCCCGGCAGTCCCCCACATGACGGCGAAGCGGATCTGGGCCGCCTGGGCGAAGCTGCCGGAACTGCTCCGCCGCGTCCGGGATCTGGAGCGGCGGCTGGAAGGGGACCCGGACCGGATGGGTCAGGAGGAGCCACGGCGATGA
- the fabZ gene encoding 3-hydroxyacyl-ACP dehydratase FabZ, producing MMDVTAIQKLIPHRPPFLLVDRVLEITPGRRIVGVKSVTMNEPFFAGHFPGHPIMPGVLIVEALAQLGGVLWISSLGDRGGKLFYFAGIDKCRFRRPVHPGDQLRLEVEFTGLKSRTCRARGTASVNGEVAAEAELLCMLVDVGEAPAPEAATPAQTE from the coding sequence ATGATGGATGTCACCGCAATCCAGAAGCTGATCCCGCACCGCCCCCCCTTCTTGTTGGTGGATCGGGTGCTGGAGATCACGCCGGGGCGCCGGATCGTCGGCGTGAAGAGCGTGACCATGAACGAGCCGTTCTTCGCCGGGCATTTCCCGGGGCACCCGATCATGCCCGGGGTCCTGATCGTGGAGGCCTTGGCGCAGCTCGGCGGCGTCCTGTGGATCAGCAGCCTGGGGGACCGGGGGGGAAAGCTCTTCTACTTCGCGGGAATCGACAAGTGCCGGTTCCGGCGACCGGTGCATCCCGGGGACCAGCTCCGCCTGGAAGTGGAATTCACGGGCTTGAAGAGCCGGACCTGTCGGGCCCGGGGGACCGCCTCCGTGAATGGGGAGGTCGCGGCAGAGGCGGAGCTGCTGTGCATGCTGGTGGATGTCGGGGAGGCACCGGCTCCCGAGGCAGCCACCCCGGCCCAGACGGAGTGA